From the Schistocerca piceifrons isolate TAMUIC-IGC-003096 chromosome 2, iqSchPice1.1, whole genome shotgun sequence genome, the window aacaccacagtaGCAAatattcaacaatgcaaaccacccacagacttcacacagcacagtcagtgattttcatatagagcgctatgtggcgttaccaacataaaaacctaaacagtctacttacagacTTAACGTCTGCAGGACCCAATGCTATCAATGTTGCCCAATTCTGGGTCCATACtatatagttttctttgtatgtattgtatatgtgttcattttagtgtacctctgacactTATAATGAAGAAAGACCAAAGATTCTAAGTGCTAAAGTCACTAACTGCTAATAGGTATATGGTTAGcagaggaaagattttgttgcaaaccaaataacgtatttttttaccttaataatgtctcATCCAGCTCAAACACGAAAATAAATCTTCATTGACGTCCAGTACAAAGCTATATAATCATGAATATTATACAATCACCTTGtcagatacttccagatcgttagcctatgctaacacttcagacctgtaCCCTTCATCAGTGTAAATTCTCACATCTGACTtctatcactgctggctgttcacatccaactgcccaacagtactgccattactgctggcgactaacttccaactgcccaacactactggcgattaacttacaacaacgagtccaaccagccgcagagtctcttacaaagaaagggctgtcagagatccaatgcaaagcgctacacagtgctgccaacacagagGTAGCCCACTTACATAGTGAGTAGGAGACCCAGGTTtaattcctggccttggtacaaattttcattcatctcttCAGTCTGCATTATACATTATGTAATATGTCGACTTGAAGTATGTTGTTTGCCATGTCTTTCAATATTCATTCATGTCGCAAATTTACTTCCTTTTAGGTGCTCAATTAACTGACATCAGACAATATATTATTCATCCAATCCATAAACTGTTTGTTGTCTGTATCTTGTTATTTGGTGTGTTTTAAGTAGGTTTTCAGGCAGTATTGCTGATAGTCGGAGGGAGAACGAACTTGAAGGCGGTCTGTAGATCACATCACTTGTTCAGACCTTTGTTTCACAGCAATGTCGATTGTGCCCTGCGTTTGTCTTCAAATCTCAGTGACTCTGGAATTAACGTCACCGCTTCTACCGACGCCACAGTGGTTAAGCTAGTTGAAGTTCTGGATGGCGTCTGGTGCTGGGTGCACTCTGAGGACAATGTGTCGTCGACATCGAAAATGGTGGGCTTATCAAAACTAAAATTAAAGCACTGAATAAAGGACTTAGTTTTACCATGACCTACAGTGCCAAAAATGCCCTGTTCTCCACTTCCCAGGCACATTGAATTAGTTTACCCTTATTGGTGCCGCCATCGCAGCAGTCGTACCAACAACAGCTCTTATGTCATTCACACATACCTGTTCAGTGCATTTGATGAGACGCTGATTATAAGATACTGATTATTAAGATGACAATGCGTGCTCTGTAATGAAGGGTAATAGAGATTTTTTGATATCCATAGATAAAAACAGAAACGAATATTATATACGAAGAATGTGTATGGCGCTAGGAAGAAACAGGACAAGGACGTCACTGACTGAGTCGGATTCCAGGTACGCAACAGGAAGAATGACTGGAGCCTTCAGCTGGGAAGgggtgggtaggttaggttagccttGATTGCCTAGTGTAGGATATGTTGATATATATGGGGCAGCAGGTTGGAGTTTTCGAGGATGGGTAACTCCTTGCTGTGAGATATAGAGAGGTGGGTATGGAAAGCAACGTGACGTGGTGATGCTAGCGAGGAGGGGTGTAACGAGCTAGCTGAGGAATGGTGAAAATGGGATGGACATGTGTTATGATCTGTCGCAGAGTAGACTAATGTTTGACGGGTAGTAGCTGGAGATTCCTAACAGGTTTTCCATCATACTGGTAAAAATATGCGTTGATGACAGGAAATGGGATCGGACATACGTAATGTGTATTGTCATATTGGGCGACATCGGTACTGCCAGTGACACCAAataattggttggttgatttgggtggaGCGGACGAAGCAATGAAGTCATTTGTCCCAtcagagtagggaaggatgggcaaggaagtcgtcgataccccttcaaaggaaccatcctggcatttgcctcaagcaacttagagaaatcatggaaaatctagaGCAGGATGTccagactcgggtttgaaccgtcgttcagccgaatgtgagtccagtgtgctaacaactgcgccaactcGCCCGGTGACCTGTAATGTGCTAATAATAAAGAGTCACTGTGTTCCCCGGTGCTATTTAGTCTTACACCAGACGACTTTTATCAAGCCAGTCACAAAGCTGCTGTGTCCTCAGTTATAGTAGATATCTGCTTTTTATCTGCTATTATTAGTTTAAAATTTACTTAGATAAGTATTTTGCACAGAGAAAATTTACCTACATCTGCGAATAATGAGTCCTATATACAGcacattatcatcacgcagttttACAACGAAGACTGATACTTGCCCTTGACCTAGCAGAGCTTTTCAGTCCTTGAATCTAGATATTCAGACAATTTGTTGAAAGAGTAGGTAATtagcatttttgtaatttttctttgaaGGGGTACAAATTCTCAGTCTCTTGCTTTGTGTTAATTGAGACGTTTTTGGATATCGTCCCACCAGCGAATATACTTCTAATTTGAGCCATAGGCAAGAAGAAAAACTTACACAAGTGTCTGTCCATAGTATTCCATTATTTAGTGAGGTTAACAAAGCAGCTATAGGTAGGTGGATGCCACAGGGGAGGCTTTTGGATGGTTTCTTCTGTGATTAGTGACTGATTATTGACTACATTAATTGAAAGATGTTCCCTTCTATATGGATTCTTAACTCTCTGCTGGGCGACCAACACCCATCACCTGAATCGGCTGGTAGTCATTTGCCTTTGGATGCAGCCGCCGGTATCCAAAGAACACTCTTCTGTGAGGTACCCATTTTTGTCTGTTGTATTACAGTTCTGTACTCCACTCCATTTGATACGGCTTTATTTTCTTGTGATGAGTATATTAATTTACATGATTATATGTAAGACGATGTCAGTTTTAATTACGAAAAATGTCTAGCGATTTTTAGCTCTGTGCATGATTTCTGCTCTCGTGGACGCATAAACCACTGGTTAACGTCCTATCCTGCAGGCGAAAGCCACGGCTTTTCACCCAATATTGGTTCTGGGTGTACTTCCTCTGTTGCCCTCCGTCCATTCATCCAATTGGCCAACTTACAGTTATCACACAGTACATTCTTCTCCTTGGTAATTGAGTGAGAACGTAAAAGAGCATAGACATAGTGTTTtaggttaaaatttttattttttgagaaaaAGTAAAAAAGGCATGTAAAAGAGCGAGTGACAGTCGATGAGCAAGTAGGTCAGTCTGATGGAGATGCTCGAGGAACTCTGCCAGTTCAGGCGGTGGTGTTGATGTCCTCCTCGCGGCGGTGCACGACGAACGTCTCGTCGAAGTGCGCGTTGGGCACGTCGAACTCGAACTCGACGACGCGCCTGTCGAACGGGAATCCGGCGGGGTGGTTGTCGCCGTGCTCCAGGATGGGGTGCTTCTCCTGTGAGACGGCAGGGGTGACGATGGCGAAGACGCTGAGTGGCAGCCCACTGCGGGTTCCGCGGGGCAGCGCCAGTCGCTGGGGGAAGCCGAAGTGCGAGCGGAACTCGTCCAGGAAGAACTTGCTCTCGCCCTTGATGGCGGCGAGGGTCGACTGGTGCAGGTCAGAGTAGCTCGGCGCCTCCTTGCCGTACAGCGAGAAGTCTCGGGAGCTGCGCTTGATGTCGTTCTCACCAACGGACACTGCAAAAGGCGAAGGGTACGGTCAGCACAAGATATCAAGTGATTCTAATTGAGCAAGCTTCATGTTATTGGCTTTCGGGAGGAAACTAAACATCCATCTCAATAACGGAATGTCAGTTACTAGGATATGAACATATGGACAACGGACCCTGATCAGAGAAATCTCCTAGCCAGCCAGGAATCGACCACAGATCTCTTCGCATAGCGATCCGGTCAAGAATATGCATCGTCTAAGAGTAAATATTAATGTGTTGGCCCCACTGGGCAGGAAACTGGACTGGATGCCAATTGCTGCAGAGTGTAATGATGTAAGGACCAAACTTTTCGTGTTTTTTTCTCGGTATTTAGGGAGGAAAGTGGGACTAGCTGAAGCATTCGGTTAAATTTTGACATCTAAGAACCAAAAATGTCACATTTCATGCCAACCTAGACCGTTGGCAATGCTACAGATCACTAGGTAAGTTCCTCGAAGAATTTGTTTTCACATTCGTTGACTGTGATAACTCACAAACAAGCTGTCACGTTACAGCATCACGTAGACCTTGGGATATGCTATAGATGAATATACCACCACAAACCTACATTccaaaaaaattatatacaaagtGTCATACCCAACATTTCATGTATTATACAGAGTGTAACCCGTATAAGTGCAGGTATTTTGAAGTATAGCGGCTTAATACATACACAAATCTgtgtattttttttctctctctgtgtcGAACTGTCCGcctacaaacacatcacaaactttacgatctgatgttttctgcatgatcgTAACTGCCCCACTAAGTAGATTCCAATGTcaatatagactaaccgttttttgtcgatgcatccacacttcaacacatgacctgctgcccagaggaaaataagcattacTACCTTGCTCTTGACACACGTGATTgaagatactaaccaacctaaaaacatgcagTCAGTTAATAGCTATAATTACGTGtcagcaaatgatgtaaatactgatgtaatattgttcaggtGTTGACCTCAGTTACTAACAGAGTATCTACCTTTAGACCCATTAAACCCTGTATAATGTCAGTGCTCTGTTATCCCTCTGTTTGCACATTATGGAGTCACACGCCACATCATCATTACAGTATGCGTCGAAGCTGACATTTACGATTGGTATGCCATCGACAACAATCTCGCCTAATCTGGCTCTATCTTTCGTAGATCTGCTTAAAAGGAATACGGATTCAGTTGCCAGTAAGATTTATTCCAGTAATCACTTACGCTTCTGGTTGAAGATGTCCAGGAGAACGTAGTACTGCTTCCTCTCCTCCAGGCTGAGCTCGCGGCCGAGGACGTCGTACTTGGGACCAATGAAGAGACGGACGACGGAGTCGACTTCCTTGTCGCTCTTAACTTTGATGTGGTAGAAGAACGGCTTGTGGTTCAGGCGACCCTGGCGAGccacaaatttgaacttttcacCATCGTCAGGCTTGGAGAAGGTCAGAGCGTTGCTGATGTCAAAGTCGAAGCTGTCGAAGTATGTGACGAGTTTGTCGAAGGTGATATCTTCAACGGTTACGCCTGGCAGGAGCAGCTGAAATACAAGATTCAGTTTAGTTCACGACTAATGTAGTACTCTACGAGAAACGGTATATTTTTATAGCAGACGTTTCATTACTTACCTCCTCGTGAGTGTAAGGCTTCAGAAGGTTCTTGTAGTGGTAGAAGATGGAAAGAACGCGCTTCGCGATCCTGTAGAAGAGTGGGTCCCTCAGCTGGGTTTCTGGTAGTTCAAGGACGCTAGCAGGAACCTAAAACGGAAGTAAGTAATGTACCCCCGCATCCAAATACAAATAAGACCAGTGTAACATCAGAGAGAGTAGACATCATGTGGACATACTCCGTATCGGTGAACAGGGTCGACAATGTGGCCGAAGAGGGAGATGAGGTTCCTGAAGTATGCGCCGTAGTACTCCCAGTTGATGTTCTCGTAGTTGCCCTCGACGATGTTTCCAAGGATGTTGGTGAGGTCCTTCTCTCTCAGGTTGTACTTCTCGTAGTTGTACTGTTGTTTTAGAAACATAAGCAGTAATGATGGACGCATTTCGTATAAAATCGTATTAGAGACAAATCTGCGAGAACACACTTACGCCTGACAGGTAGCCGTAGTCGATTCCGTCGCGGATCCTCCTCTCGTAGTTCTTGATCTCTTCCACGTACAGGATGTCGACGTTGCGGGGGAAGAGTCCCTCTGGGCGCGCTGGGGCCTCGAGTCCGTTCTGCAGCCTCAGCTCAGGGTAGTAGCCGACCTGCAAACGTAATACACAATTTAGTGTCGTCGTTCGGAAGGTGGATTCTCCACTGTCGTTGAGGATAGTGAAACTGGTGCCGAAATGGGACGTACCAGCACAGGGTGGTTGTAGTCGATGGCCTTGACGTCAGGCAAGTAGTTGGACAGCCTCTCCAGGTAGTAGCGAGCCAGGAGCTGCTGCAGGACGAAGAAGAAGCTCTCGCCGCGGTACTTGTACTCGGGAAGGCTGTAGTTGGCGGGGTTCAGCCAGAAGGGGTACTTGTAGCTTAGGTATGCGTAGAAGGAGTTGAGGCCGACGTCTTCGGTAAAGTAGGAAACCAGCTGCTCGGGGTTGCTCGGCACGGGGTAGCCGCTGTGGTTGGAGTAGAATATGTAAGGAGCCTCCTTAGAGCTGACTTGACCTGCAGAACGGAACACGTGGTTTTGATTAGCGATTGTGTGATGTAACGTGTTGTTATAATTAAGTGCAGCTACTTGTTGATGTCcattgtgggttgtaattatcgtatggcagcgaaattagGTACATATGCTAACACGTTATTTCTGAACGCTGAAAGAAAGCttagttccaatttcggccacctagtgcaaatctagcgctgtacaATATCTCGTCGACTTCTTCGGTGCtcctattgaacaaattgtgtaggcagctgttgataataaaatcaacattatgcctatcTCAGTTgtttggcgttccccaaagtagtgttatagctCCTTcgttgttacttatctatataaacgttttgggagacaatctgagcagccgtcgtaggttatttgcagatgacgctgtcatttatcgagtaataaagtcatcagaagatcaaaacaaattgcaaaacgatttataaaagatatctgaacgatgcaaagattggcagttgaccctaaataacaaaaagtgttaggtcattcacatgagtgctaaaagatattcgttcggttacacggtaaatcagtctaatataaaggtcgtaaattcaactagagacctaggaattacaattacgaacaacttaaattggaaggaacacatagaaaatgttgtggggaaggctaaccaaggactgccTTTTATTAGTAGGACACttcggaaatgtaacagatctagtaaggagactacctacactacgctcgtccgccatcttttagaatactgctgcgcggtgtgggatccttaccagatagaactgacggagtacatcgaaaaagttcaaagaagggcagcacgttttgtattatcgcgaaataggggagacagcgtcattgaaatgatacaggatttgggctggacagctTAAaaaaaggcgttattcgttgcgacggaatcttctcacgaaattccaatcacaaactttctcctccgaatgcgaaaatattttggtgacaccgacctacatagggagaaatgatcatcaagataaaataatgaATTGAGAGATCGTATGGAAAATATAGGTGTTCGATCttatccgcgcgctatacgagatcgggatactagataattgtgaaggtggatcgatgaactcctcgccaagcagttaaatgtgcgttacagagtatccatgtagatgtagatgtagatgttatgccAACGTCTCATTCGTAAGCCGTTACAAGAAACATTGCTAAACGTCTTTCTTGCTTCACAGCGGCAGATtcgcacctggtggccaaagttggaactaataATTATCCTGCAAAAATCGTTTCCGCATTAACGAATCACAATGTGCactacgtttcactaccatacacctGTTAAAAGGCACAGAGGACCACTGTGTGATGCAGACCTTAACTATAACCACCCGGTAAACGTTTAGCTCAAGTACTTTTTGTTATGAAGGAACCATGACTTCAACAGTTTTATGTAAACGGGCGCAATTATTTTAGGCAATTACAAGTCACCCCACATAAAACAACATAAATTCTCCGAATACGTGACCATGCGATTTTGTTATTATACAGAGCAACGTCTTGGTCACTTCATTAGTATTACACCTACATCATTACATTTACAATACCATGATGAAGGTCGTTTGCAGCTGGGGGCGAAACTTTGATTTATACAACAACGTGATTACGCGATCACATCCGTTTAAAAATCTATTTGAGCTACAAGGGGCTTCGCTGCACATGAAGCAATAACGATCTGCAGCGCTATTTGGTAGTATAACAGTGGTTGAGAGAGAAGTGAGGCCGAAAGGGTCCTTGTAGTTCACGTGGGCGCAGGAGGAGTTCAGTGGATGTATTGATCATGTTGTGAATAAcatcaaagagaaatttggaaagggaagtaAAATTCAGGAAGAAGAGACGAAAGTTGTGAGGTATACTGTTAACGTATAAATTTTGTATGACACGTCAACTGgcttggaatggatagtgtcttgaagcgGACTTATAagatcaagaaaaacaaaaatttaacaacGGTAATGGTATGTGGTCAGTTACACCAGTCGATGTTGAGGAACCTACATAACGAAAGGAGACACTAAAAGTAAGTAGATGATTTATGCTATCTGGGCCGAAAAGTAGTTGATGATGCGCGAAGCAGGGAGCATAGAAAATGCTGACAAGCATTTGTGAAACGTATTTCTCTGGGGGGTAGTTTTTTACTGGTGTGTACTGtggactgtaaagaattcgcacaAGAAGCGAATGCCGATTATTAGACTGACAGATCGAATAtgggagaaatgaaatttatggccAGAATTCGATTAAAAGAGTGAAGCTGTTGATAGGTGGTGGGGAATGTTAGGGAGGggagaggtaaaaattgttgaGTGAGACCAAGGTTCGtatggatgtaggttggagtagttctGCAGAAATGGCGAGGTTTGCAGAGGACAGTGTAGGGTGGACAGCTGCATCATACCTGTAATCGGATGGAAGACCACCACCATGATGACAAGGACAACAACTACATGAGTCCTATACGGGCGGATATGTGCTCAACAAACTAGTGGATAAGTATTTACGTTCGATTCTTAGACGTAGTACACATTAAGAATCCTTCTGACATTCAGTCACTGATGAGGTGGGTAACAACGATTGTTGTATAGAAAATATTTTACTTATAGTTGATCTGGTTGTCGATTTACTTTGCACAGTTGGTGGTGGCTCCGGAAATGACACGTGCACATAGTTTGTTTGTACACACCTTGTAGCTGGGCGTCATATGCCTTCTGGATGACCTCTGCGTTGACGAAGAGCTGCGGGTAGATCTCGTAGGGAGCTGGCAGTGTGACATCCTTGGTATCCTCGCGATGGAGCACAGCGACAGTCAGTGAGTAGACGAACAGTGCCTCGTTCAGGTGTTCCCGCGCCCAAATGGCCGTCTGGAATCAAAAGGACACTCGTTATACAGAGGAATGTTTCGGGGAGATGCAGTGCTAGCTACGACTTACTTCCTAGTGTCCAGACACAGGTGACAATTTAGATGAAGACACAATTTGACCAGTACCTTCGTGTATAATCTGACTTCACACTGCGCATTCCTTCATAACGATGTAACCCTTGCCTGGAATATAGATGTCTTGCTCAGGAACGCGGAGCCCTAATTTCTGCGGATTATTTGTGAATTTCATGAAGTTTGATGgggagtagccggccggagtggccgtgcggttctgggcgatacagtctggagccgcgttaccgctatggtcgcaggttcgaatcctgcctcgggcatggatgtgtgtgatgtccttaggttagttaggttaagtagttctgagttctaggggactgatgaccacagcagttaagtcccatagtgctcagagccatttgaaccatttgatggggaGTAGGCGGATTTAGGACAGATTTGCCAATGACAATTTTCATGTCTT encodes:
- the LOC124777155 gene encoding hexamerin-like, which gives rise to MRTATVVVLSLLAALAAAAVVPHSEAGKELLEKQNKILALFYHVQQPSLIKEEQEIAKTYKPIEHVDNYQFKEKVEVFWKYYVDVGFLPKGEVFSIYYQKHYYQARALFELFYFAKDFETFIKTAIWAREHLNEALFVYSLTVAVLHREDTKDVTLPAPYEIYPQLFVNAEVIQKAYDAQLQGQVSSKEAPYIFYSNHSGYPVPSNPEQLVSYFTEDVGLNSFYAYLSYKYPFWLNPANYSLPEYKYRGESFFFVLQQLLARYYLERLSNYLPDVKAIDYNHPVLVGYYPELRLQNGLEAPARPEGLFPRNVDILYVEEIKNYERRIRDGIDYGYLSGYNYEKYNLREKDLTNILGNIVEGNYENINWEYYGAYFRNLISLFGHIVDPVHRYGVPASVLELPETQLRDPLFYRIAKRVLSIFYHYKNLLKPYTHEELLLPGVTVEDITFDKLVTYFDSFDFDISNALTFSKPDDGEKFKFVARQGRLNHKPFFYHIKVKSDKEVDSVVRLFIGPKYDVLGRELSLEERKQYYVLLDIFNQKLSVGENDIKRSSRDFSLYGKEAPSYSDLHQSTLAAIKGESKFFLDEFRSHFGFPQRLALPRGTRSGLPLSVFAIVTPAVSQEKHPILEHGDNHPAGFPFDRRVVEFEFDVPNAHFDETFVVHRREEDINTTA